Proteins from a single region of Hymenobacter aquaticus:
- a CDS encoding DUF167 domain-containing protein, translated as MPVTLHLKAKPNSRQNRLEVAADGSITVRLKAPAHDGKANACLLAYLAEVFGVSKSGVALLTGHTAPFKKVQVLELEDAAVQQTLARYRVEGGA; from the coding sequence ATGCCCGTTACCCTGCACCTGAAAGCCAAGCCCAATAGCCGCCAGAACCGCCTGGAAGTAGCCGCCGACGGCAGCATTACGGTGCGGCTGAAAGCGCCGGCCCACGACGGCAAAGCCAACGCCTGCCTGCTGGCGTATTTGGCCGAGGTGTTCGGGGTCAGCAAGTCCGGCGTGGCGCTGCTGACCGGGCACACGGCTCCCTTCAAGAAAGTGCAGGTGCTGGAGCTGGAAGACGCCGCCGTGCAGCAGACGCTGGCGCGGTACCGGGTGGAAGGTGGCGCTTAA
- a CDS encoding ZIP family metal transporter, whose product MEFPTWAVAGFWGLVSGSALLVGAAIGYYARVPQRLIAAVMAFGSGVLISTLSLELMEDAYEKGGLDSTALGFVGGAAAYTLANWLLARQGAKHRKRSGEHQKVERAKVQAGTKPATEPGDDNGLALAIGALLDGIPESIVIGLSLLAGGTVSMVAVIAIFLSNLPEGLSSAAGMKKAGRPARYVFLLWTGIALISGVSSLAGYTIFSHFSQEVVAATTAVAAGAVLAMIADTMIPEAFEAAHNFTGLITVLGFLAAFFLSKMG is encoded by the coding sequence ATGGAATTTCCAACCTGGGCCGTTGCCGGCTTCTGGGGCCTGGTTTCGGGCTCGGCGCTGCTCGTCGGCGCGGCCATCGGCTACTACGCCCGCGTGCCCCAGCGCCTGATTGCCGCCGTTATGGCCTTTGGCAGCGGCGTGCTGATTTCGACCCTGTCGCTGGAGCTGATGGAGGACGCCTACGAGAAAGGCGGCCTCGACTCCACCGCCCTGGGCTTCGTGGGCGGCGCGGCGGCCTACACGCTGGCCAACTGGCTGCTGGCCCGCCAGGGCGCCAAGCACCGCAAACGCTCGGGCGAGCACCAGAAAGTGGAGCGCGCCAAAGTGCAGGCCGGCACCAAGCCCGCTACTGAGCCCGGCGACGACAACGGCCTGGCCCTGGCCATCGGGGCCCTGCTCGACGGGATTCCGGAAAGCATCGTCATTGGCCTGAGCTTGCTGGCGGGCGGCACCGTGAGCATGGTGGCCGTCATTGCCATTTTCCTGTCGAATTTGCCGGAAGGACTTTCCAGCGCGGCGGGCATGAAAAAGGCCGGGCGGCCGGCTCGCTACGTGTTTCTGCTCTGGACCGGCATTGCCCTGATTTCGGGTGTTTCGTCGCTGGCCGGCTACACCATTTTCAGCCATTTCTCGCAGGAAGTAGTGGCCGCCACCACGGCCGTAGCCGCCGGCGCGGTGCTGGCCATGATAGCCGACACGATGATTCCAGAGGCTTTCGAAGCCGCCCACAACTTCACTGGCCTGATAACGGTACTGGGCTTTCTGGCGGCTTTTTTCCTGAGTAAAATGGGCTGA
- a CDS encoding ammonium transporter, translated as MSHSSTLRPSYSLLTLAGLILLSTIAAFVEVPHPAATPGSLNGADMAWMLTATAFVLIMTPGLSFFYGGMVRPKNVISTMLQSFVALGVISLVWYFVGFSLAYGDSWHGLIGNPFTFGMLRNVGTAPHPVLSPNIPFVLFFAFQLKFAIITPALITGSFAERVRFKAYLAFMVLFCIFIYCPLAHWTWHPEGFLRQWGVLDFAGGTVVHISAGIASLAAALVLGPRTVHGRKTAFVTPNVPYVILGTGLLWFGWFGFNAGSALGANELAALSFVNTNMASAAALVAWLLIEVVRGGKPTAMGACIGAVVGLVAITPAAGYVTYGQSVLIGVLAALISQAAVHWQNSRTSIDDTLDVFPCHGLGGIVGMLLTGVFADKVGLIHGSATTFGYHVLGLAIVVAFTFGGAWLLLKVTDLFFGLRVKPAQEELGLDLSQHEESTYHIDEEFEQTYRKEQVGERV; from the coding sequence ATGAGCCACTCCTCGACTCTTCGCCCCAGTTATAGCCTGCTGACGCTGGCCGGGCTTATTCTGCTTAGTACCATTGCCGCATTCGTGGAAGTGCCGCACCCGGCGGCCACGCCGGGCAGCCTCAACGGGGCCGACATGGCCTGGATGCTGACGGCCACGGCCTTCGTGCTGATCATGACGCCCGGCTTGTCGTTTTTTTACGGCGGCATGGTGCGCCCCAAAAACGTTATCAGCACCATGCTGCAGAGCTTCGTGGCGCTGGGCGTCATTTCGCTGGTGTGGTACTTCGTGGGCTTTTCCCTGGCCTACGGCGACTCCTGGCACGGCCTGATCGGCAACCCCTTCACGTTTGGCATGCTGCGCAACGTGGGCACGGCCCCGCACCCGGTGTTGTCGCCGAATATTCCGTTCGTGCTCTTCTTTGCCTTTCAGCTCAAGTTTGCCATCATCACCCCGGCCCTGATTACAGGCTCCTTCGCCGAGCGGGTGCGCTTCAAGGCGTACCTGGCCTTTATGGTGCTGTTCTGCATCTTTATCTACTGCCCGCTGGCCCACTGGACCTGGCACCCCGAGGGCTTCCTGCGCCAGTGGGGCGTGCTCGACTTTGCCGGGGGCACGGTGGTGCATATTTCGGCCGGCATTGCTTCCCTGGCCGCCGCGCTGGTGCTGGGGCCCCGCACGGTGCACGGCCGCAAAACGGCCTTCGTCACGCCCAACGTGCCCTACGTGATTCTGGGCACGGGCCTGCTGTGGTTCGGCTGGTTCGGGTTCAATGCCGGCTCGGCCCTGGGGGCCAACGAGCTGGCGGCTCTGTCCTTCGTGAACACCAACATGGCCTCGGCCGCCGCCCTGGTGGCCTGGCTGCTGATTGAGGTGGTGCGCGGCGGCAAGCCCACGGCTATGGGCGCCTGCATCGGGGCGGTAGTCGGGCTGGTAGCCATTACGCCCGCCGCCGGCTACGTCACCTACGGCCAGAGCGTGCTGATCGGGGTGCTGGCGGCCCTCATCAGCCAGGCCGCCGTGCACTGGCAGAACAGCCGCACCAGCATCGACGACACGCTCGACGTGTTTCCCTGCCACGGGCTGGGCGGCATCGTGGGCATGCTGCTCACGGGCGTATTCGCCGATAAGGTCGGCCTGATTCACGGCTCGGCCACCACGTTTGGCTACCACGTGCTGGGCCTGGCCATCGTCGTTGCCTTCACTTTCGGCGGGGCCTGGCTGCTGCTCAAAGTCACTGACCTGTTCTTCGGCCTGCGCGTGAAGCCCGCCCAGGAAGAGCTGGGCCTCGACTTAAGCCAGCACGAAGAATCTACTTATCACATCGACGAGGAGTTTGAGCAAACCTACCGCAAAGAGCAGGTAGGGGAGCGGGTCTAG
- a CDS encoding polysaccharide deacetylase family protein, with protein sequence MRILHVLSADFFAGSVSYAVHLAEAHRAQGHEVVLVSDMAQLPTGALCVQAPITNRRHGQRLRNILLLRGLLRQHQIEVVHAHSRAASWVAYFAVKGTDIPLVSTVHGRQHLHASTSLFDIYGDKVVAICANLKTHLVEEVKMQPEKIVLLPNGVDFAAQPPELATQARPLRLSFIGRFNGGKGERAAQLLLRVFPALLAEFPALRVALVGAELQHLPAAGKTALQHLQTQFQERVEVVGFTPDVPGWLAQSALVVGAGRVAIEALGAGVGVLALGEATYAGVVTEASYEEAAASNFGDISALLQDTTVDYDQLLEDARVFLAAPHPVGAALQARVQRDYSLAAIAAQVLSVYRGAVMKKRVPGFIPILMYHKIPTAPLNTKHRIFVTRDNFEKHLEYFRRRAFTPITFLDYLAFANGEKDLREFPARPIILTFDDGYTDNYTNLLPLMQHYGYRGVIYLLGDEQVRYNFWDVDSDPAEPRCEIMSPEQKRAFVAAGWEIGAHTLTHANLPTVPLEQAAREIAESKQLLEQLLGAEVVSFAYPYGSSNEALKKLVRDAGFAFGVSTDTGGMHLEDDRFQVFRINMFPEETPGSLFKKTAPWYRRYYRFKRKK encoded by the coding sequence ATGCGCATCCTGCACGTTTTGTCCGCCGATTTCTTTGCCGGCTCCGTTAGCTACGCCGTGCATCTGGCCGAAGCCCACCGCGCCCAGGGCCACGAAGTCGTGCTGGTGTCGGATATGGCCCAGCTGCCCACCGGGGCGTTGTGTGTGCAGGCGCCCATCACCAACCGGCGGCACGGGCAGCGGCTGCGCAACATTCTGCTGCTGCGCGGCCTGCTGCGCCAGCACCAGATTGAGGTGGTGCACGCCCACTCCCGGGCGGCCAGCTGGGTGGCTTATTTTGCCGTGAAGGGCACCGATATTCCGCTGGTGTCCACGGTGCACGGCCGCCAGCACCTGCACGCCTCCACCAGCCTGTTCGACATCTACGGCGACAAAGTGGTGGCCATTTGCGCCAACCTGAAAACCCACCTGGTGGAAGAGGTGAAGATGCAGCCCGAAAAAATCGTGCTGCTACCCAACGGCGTAGACTTTGCCGCCCAGCCCCCGGAGCTGGCCACCCAGGCCCGACCCCTGCGCCTGTCGTTTATCGGGCGCTTCAACGGGGGCAAGGGCGAGCGGGCGGCCCAGCTGCTGCTGCGGGTGTTTCCGGCCCTGCTGGCCGAGTTTCCGGCCTTGCGCGTGGCCCTGGTCGGGGCCGAGCTCCAACACCTGCCCGCCGCCGGCAAGACTGCCTTGCAGCACCTGCAAACCCAGTTTCAGGAGCGGGTCGAAGTCGTGGGCTTCACGCCCGACGTGCCCGGCTGGCTGGCGCAGTCGGCCCTGGTGGTGGGGGCCGGGCGGGTGGCCATCGAGGCGCTGGGCGCGGGCGTGGGCGTGCTGGCCCTGGGCGAGGCAACCTACGCGGGCGTAGTCACGGAGGCCAGCTACGAAGAAGCCGCCGCTTCCAACTTCGGCGACATCTCGGCCCTGCTCCAGGATACCACCGTCGACTACGACCAGCTGCTGGAAGATGCCCGCGTGTTTCTGGCCGCCCCGCACCCGGTGGGCGCCGCCCTGCAGGCCCGGGTGCAGCGCGACTACAGCCTGGCCGCCATTGCCGCGCAGGTGCTGAGCGTGTACCGCGGCGCCGTGATGAAAAAGCGCGTGCCCGGCTTTATTCCCATCCTGATGTACCACAAGATTCCGACGGCGCCGCTGAATACCAAGCACCGCATCTTCGTGACCCGGGACAATTTCGAAAAGCACCTGGAGTACTTCCGCCGCCGGGCGTTTACGCCCATTACCTTCCTCGACTACTTGGCCTTTGCCAACGGCGAGAAGGACCTGCGCGAGTTTCCGGCCCGCCCCATCATCCTCACCTTCGATGACGGCTACACCGACAATTACACCAACCTGCTGCCCCTGATGCAGCACTACGGCTACCGGGGCGTCATCTACCTGCTCGGCGACGAGCAGGTGCGCTACAACTTCTGGGACGTGGACTCCGACCCCGCCGAGCCGCGCTGCGAGATTATGAGCCCCGAGCAGAAGCGGGCCTTCGTGGCGGCGGGCTGGGAAATCGGGGCCCACACGCTCACGCACGCCAACCTGCCCACGGTGCCCCTGGAGCAGGCCGCCCGCGAAATTGCCGAGAGCAAGCAGCTGCTCGAGCAGCTGCTTGGCGCCGAAGTCGTGTCGTTTGCCTACCCCTACGGCAGCAGCAACGAAGCCCTGAAAAAGCTGGTGCGCGACGCCGGCTTCGCCTTTGGCGTCTCGACCGACACGGGCGGCATGCACCTGGAAGACGACCGGTTTCAGGTGTTCCGCATCAACATGTTTCCCGAGGAAACGCCCGGCTCCCTGTTCAAAAAAACGGCCCCCTGGTACCGGCGCTACTACCGCTTCAAGCGCAAAAAGTAA
- a CDS encoding NADP-dependent malic enzyme: MQEKIRPEDALLYHAQGRPGKLEVVPTKAYSTQRDLSLAYSPGVAEPCLAIADNPEDVYKYTAKGNLVAVISNGTAVLGLGDIGPAASKPVMEGKGLLFKIYADIDVFDLELNTKNVDEFVRTVKLLEPTFGGINLEDIKAPECFEIEERLKQELNIPVMHDDQHGTAIISAAALLNALELVGKDIAQVRIVVNGAGASAISCTKLYLALGAQPDNVVMCDSKGVIRADRPDLDARKQPFATSRDLHTLAEAFVGADVFVGLSKGNVVSQEMVRSMADNPVVFAMANPTPEISYEEAVAARPDLIMATGRSDYPNQVNNVLGFPYIFRGALDVRATEINEAMKLAAVRALAALAKKSVPDAVNMAYGTDNLQFGREYIIPKPVDPRLLATVAPAVARAAIESGVAQAPITDWAAYESQLARRLGQDTRISRVILDKAKTSPKRVVFADAENLKVLKAAQQVKDEGIAHPILLGNEQVIRALLAQHQLDLAGVPILDPGTPEQAARVQRFADALYEKRHAKGISAPEALDLMRARRSYFGAMMVETGEADALISGLTRKYPDTIRPALQVIGREDGVRKVSGMYILLTKRGPLFLSDTTVNIDPTAEELVEITEMTARAVERFNIKPRIALVTYSNFGSAKGADAAKMRRAVQLLQHKHPDMLVDGEIQAHLAFDTELLRQNHPLSKLVEEGANTLIFPNLSAANIAYNLLRSAAGFESIGPILLGLRKPVHVLQLGSSEREIVNMVAIAVVEAQEQEQSGQA; this comes from the coding sequence ATGCAAGAGAAAATCCGCCCCGAAGATGCCCTGCTCTACCACGCCCAGGGCCGCCCCGGCAAGCTCGAAGTCGTGCCCACCAAGGCCTACAGCACCCAGCGCGACCTGTCGCTGGCCTACTCGCCCGGCGTGGCTGAGCCTTGCCTGGCCATTGCCGACAACCCCGAGGACGTGTATAAGTACACCGCCAAAGGCAACCTGGTGGCCGTTATCAGCAATGGCACGGCCGTGCTGGGTCTGGGCGACATCGGGCCCGCCGCCAGCAAACCGGTGATGGAGGGCAAAGGGCTGCTGTTCAAGATCTACGCCGACATCGACGTGTTTGATCTGGAGCTTAATACCAAGAACGTCGACGAGTTCGTGCGCACCGTGAAGCTGCTCGAACCTACGTTCGGCGGCATCAACCTGGAAGACATCAAGGCCCCCGAGTGCTTCGAGATTGAGGAGCGCCTCAAGCAGGAGCTCAACATTCCGGTGATGCACGACGACCAGCACGGCACGGCCATTATTTCGGCCGCCGCCCTGCTCAACGCCCTGGAGCTGGTGGGCAAAGACATTGCCCAGGTGCGCATCGTGGTGAATGGGGCCGGCGCTTCCGCCATTTCCTGCACCAAGCTCTACCTGGCCCTGGGCGCGCAGCCCGACAACGTGGTGATGTGCGACAGCAAAGGCGTGATCCGGGCCGACCGCCCCGATCTGGACGCGCGCAAGCAGCCCTTTGCCACCTCCCGCGACCTGCACACCCTGGCCGAAGCCTTCGTGGGCGCCGACGTGTTCGTGGGCCTCTCGAAGGGCAACGTGGTCAGCCAGGAGATGGTGCGCAGCATGGCCGACAACCCGGTGGTGTTTGCCATGGCCAACCCCACGCCCGAAATCAGCTACGAGGAAGCCGTGGCCGCCCGCCCCGACCTGATTATGGCCACCGGCCGCTCCGACTATCCCAACCAGGTCAACAACGTGCTGGGCTTCCCCTACATTTTCCGCGGGGCCCTCGACGTGCGCGCCACCGAAATCAACGAGGCCATGAAGCTGGCCGCCGTGCGGGCCCTGGCCGCCCTGGCCAAGAAATCGGTGCCCGACGCGGTAAACATGGCCTACGGCACCGACAACCTGCAATTCGGCCGCGAGTACATCATTCCTAAGCCCGTCGACCCGCGCCTGCTGGCCACCGTGGCCCCGGCCGTGGCCCGCGCCGCCATTGAGTCGGGCGTGGCCCAGGCCCCCATCACCGACTGGGCCGCTTACGAAAGCCAGCTGGCCCGCCGCCTGGGGCAGGACACGCGCATTTCCCGCGTGATTCTCGACAAGGCCAAGACCAGCCCCAAGCGCGTGGTGTTTGCCGACGCCGAAAACCTGAAGGTGCTCAAGGCTGCCCAGCAGGTCAAGGACGAAGGCATTGCCCACCCCATTCTGCTGGGCAATGAGCAGGTGATTCGGGCGCTGCTGGCCCAGCACCAGCTCGACCTGGCCGGCGTGCCCATCCTCGACCCCGGCACGCCCGAGCAGGCCGCGCGGGTGCAGCGCTTCGCCGACGCCCTCTATGAAAAGCGCCACGCCAAGGGCATCAGCGCCCCCGAGGCCCTGGATTTGATGCGGGCCCGCCGCTCCTACTTCGGGGCCATGATGGTGGAAACCGGCGAGGCCGACGCCCTGATTTCGGGCCTCACGCGCAAATACCCCGACACCATCCGGCCGGCCCTGCAGGTAATCGGCCGCGAAGACGGGGTGCGCAAAGTGTCGGGCATGTACATTCTGCTCACCAAGCGCGGGCCCCTGTTCCTGTCCGATACCACCGTCAACATCGACCCCACGGCCGAGGAGCTGGTGGAAATCACGGAAATGACGGCCCGGGCCGTGGAGCGGTTCAACATCAAGCCCCGCATTGCCCTGGTTACCTACTCCAACTTCGGCAGCGCCAAGGGCGCCGACGCGGCCAAGATGCGGCGGGCCGTGCAGCTACTCCAGCACAAGCACCCCGACATGCTGGTCGACGGCGAAATCCAGGCCCACCTGGCCTTCGATACCGAGCTGCTGCGCCAGAACCACCCGCTGAGCAAGCTGGTGGAGGAAGGCGCCAACACGCTGATTTTTCCCAACCTCTCGGCGGCCAACATTGCCTACAACCTGCTCCGCTCGGCGGCCGGCTTCGAGTCCATCGGCCCGATTCTGCTGGGGCTGCGCAAGCCGGTGCACGTGCTGCAATTGGGCTCGTCAGAGCGCGAGATTGTGAACATGGTAGCCATTGCCGTGGTGGAAGCCCAGGAACAGGAGCAGAGCGGGCAGGCGTAG
- a CDS encoding threonine synthase — MQTCSTLASRIHALECSACGKPHSAFALQRVSECCQLPLLATYDLHEPLSKASICLTEGSMWRYREVLPLLHDENRVSLGEGFTPLLDLTRLAGRYDLHSLVLKDEGQNPTGSFKARGLSMAISKAKELGVEGCIVPTAGNAGVAMAAYCAKAGMRAVVAMPRHTPKAFREECYWYGAEVELIDGLINDCAAWVRHTNAGGELLDVSTLKEPYRIEGKKTMGYEIAEQLNWQLPDVILYPAGGGTGLIGIWKAFREMKALGWLPADARLPRMVAVQAANCCPLIETYAGRQANSHHYVGKPTIANGLAVPRPLGEALMLEVLRESRGTAVSITDEQMVEGMRELGRLEGLFVAPEGAAVWMAARHLLGTGWLRPDEQILLLNTGSGQKYLDNVEGQY, encoded by the coding sequence ATGCAAACCTGCTCCACTCTTGCCTCCCGTATTCACGCGCTGGAATGCTCCGCCTGCGGCAAGCCCCACTCGGCCTTTGCCCTGCAACGGGTGTCGGAGTGCTGCCAGCTGCCGCTGCTGGCCACCTACGACCTGCACGAGCCCCTGAGCAAGGCCAGCATCTGCCTCACCGAGGGCTCGATGTGGCGCTACCGCGAAGTGCTGCCCCTGCTCCACGACGAAAACCGGGTGAGCCTGGGCGAAGGATTCACCCCGCTGCTGGACCTGACGCGCCTGGCCGGCCGCTACGATCTGCACTCGTTGGTGCTCAAGGACGAAGGCCAGAACCCGACCGGCTCGTTTAAGGCCCGGGGCCTGAGCATGGCTATTTCCAAGGCCAAGGAGCTGGGCGTGGAAGGCTGCATCGTGCCCACGGCCGGCAACGCGGGGGTGGCTATGGCCGCCTACTGCGCCAAGGCCGGCATGCGGGCCGTGGTGGCCATGCCCCGCCACACGCCCAAGGCCTTCCGCGAGGAGTGCTACTGGTACGGGGCCGAAGTCGAGCTGATCGACGGCCTGATCAACGACTGCGCGGCCTGGGTGCGCCACACCAATGCTGGCGGCGAGCTGCTCGACGTGTCGACGCTGAAAGAGCCCTACCGCATCGAGGGCAAGAAAACCATGGGCTACGAAATTGCCGAGCAGCTGAATTGGCAGCTGCCCGACGTGATTCTCTACCCCGCCGGCGGCGGCACCGGCCTGATTGGCATCTGGAAGGCCTTCCGGGAAATGAAAGCCCTGGGCTGGCTGCCCGCCGATGCCAGGCTGCCCCGCATGGTGGCCGTGCAGGCCGCCAACTGCTGCCCCCTGATTGAAACCTACGCGGGCCGGCAGGCCAACTCCCACCACTACGTCGGCAAACCCACCATTGCCAACGGACTGGCCGTGCCGCGCCCCTTGGGGGAAGCCCTGATGCTGGAAGTGCTGCGCGAGTCGCGGGGCACGGCCGTGAGCATCACCGACGAGCAGATGGTGGAAGGCATGCGGGAGCTGGGCCGCCTCGAAGGCCTGTTCGTGGCCCCCGAAGGCGCCGCCGTCTGGATGGCGGCCCGCCACCTGCTCGGCACCGGCTGGCTGCGCCCCGACGAGCAGATTCTGCTGCTCAACACCGGCTCGGGCCAGAAGTACCTCGACAACGTGGAAGGCCAGTACTAA
- a CDS encoding LysR family transcriptional regulator encodes MLSYKHEIFLEVARLLSFTKASQNLFVSQSAVSKHVKALEEEYKIGLFERLGNSVKLTPAGRLLYQKLLLAKQLQHELHQEFTALSADYSPRLRMMIGASTTISLYVLPPVLSAYLNKHPNIQLTLKNRNSENILKALLDHEIDLGIIEGINKVSNVTYTPFLTDDVIAVCSAKNPLNTQNLTVHDLHNVPLAVREVGSGTLAVLEEALAEHHLKLPDLPVKVRLGGTEALKNFVRVDTCLAFLPRQAVVKELESGELLEVPIQGLSMRRQFNFIQRRGTENNLPYKDFVQFMKRHYSKRE; translated from the coding sequence ATGCTCTCCTACAAGCACGAAATCTTCCTGGAAGTGGCCCGCCTGCTGAGCTTCACCAAAGCCAGCCAGAACCTGTTCGTCAGCCAGTCGGCGGTAAGCAAGCACGTGAAGGCCCTGGAGGAGGAGTACAAAATTGGCCTGTTTGAGCGCCTGGGCAACTCCGTGAAGCTCACCCCGGCCGGGCGGCTGCTCTACCAGAAGCTGCTGCTGGCCAAGCAGCTGCAGCACGAACTGCACCAGGAGTTTACGGCCCTCAGCGCCGACTACTCGCCGCGCCTGCGCATGATGATTGGGGCCAGCACCACCATTTCGCTCTACGTGCTGCCGCCGGTGCTGTCGGCCTACCTGAACAAGCACCCCAACATTCAGCTCACGCTCAAAAACCGCAACAGCGAGAATATCCTCAAGGCCCTGCTCGACCACGAAATCGACCTGGGCATCATCGAGGGCATCAACAAGGTCAGCAACGTGACCTACACGCCGTTTCTCACCGACGACGTTATTGCCGTCTGCTCGGCCAAGAACCCGCTGAACACCCAGAACCTGACGGTACACGACCTGCACAACGTGCCGCTGGCCGTGCGCGAGGTGGGCTCGGGCACGCTGGCCGTGCTGGAGGAAGCCCTGGCCGAGCACCACCTCAAGCTGCCCGACCTGCCGGTGAAAGTGCGCCTGGGCGGCACCGAGGCCCTGAAAAACTTCGTGCGCGTGGATACCTGCCTGGCGTTTCTGCCCCGGCAGGCGGTAGTCAAGGAACTGGAGTCGGGGGAGCTGCTGGAAGTCCCGATTCAGGGGCTCAGCATGCGGCGGCAGTTCAACTTCATTCAGCGCCGGGGCACCGAAAACAACCTGCCATACAAGGATTTCGTGCAGTTTATGAAACGTCACTATTCGAAAAGGGAATAG